GTTCCTTCCACGCGAGCTGCAAATTGCACAGAAGCTTGATCACAAAAACATCATCAAGGTCTACGAAGTCTGCGAATCGGAGGATGGCAAGATCGGCCTTGTTATGGAGCTGGCCGAGAGAGGAGACTTATTTGAGCACATCAACAAGAGCGGGCCCCTGTCAGAAAGCCAAGCCAAGGATTTGTTTGGGCAGCTGGCCGAGTCCGTGCGCCACTGCCATGAAAACGGTGTCACGCACAGGGATCTGAAATGTGAGAACACCCTCTTGGACAAGAACTTCAGCCTAAAGCTGGCAGACTTTGGTTTTGCCAAGCTAGTCCCACCGAACAGCGAAGAACTGAGCGCCACATTTTGTGGAAGCACGGCTTACGCAGCCCCAGAGGTTCTGAAGGGGTCACCCCATGACAGCAGGA
The genomic region above belongs to Polyodon spathula isolate WHYD16114869_AA chromosome 32, ASM1765450v1, whole genome shotgun sequence and contains:
- the LOC121303325 gene encoding testis-specific serine/threonine-protein kinase 3-like, with translation MDELLQSKGYEVENTIGEGTCSKVKRAYCSTHGRHVAIKIIDTRKGPKDFISRFLPRELQIAQKLDHKNIIKVYEVCESEDGKIGLVMELAERGDLFEHINKSGPLSESQAKDLFGQLAESVRHCHENGVTHRDLKCENTLLDKNFSLKLADFGFAKLVPPNSEELSATFCGSTAYAAPEVLKGSPHDSRKSDTWSMGVVLYVMLSGHLPFDDTNIPKMLSQQEKGISLDHLSNHSPDCKDLLLMMLTYNIQQRPFIGGICSHKWLEAD